The genomic DNA CGATCATTCCATTTTCATTAAGGTACTGTATCAAACTTAATTTGAATTCTTCACTTGCATAGCGTCGGGTCTGCTCCCACCCTTCACCAGAGAATAACTTATTCTCAATCAATATTATGGAACTACCTTTTTTGCTTATCAGCAGCATGTCCGGTACGTCTTTTTTCCTTCTGGTATTGGATTTGATAGTAACAGGCAGGCGAGTCTTTATGATCCAGTCCCCATAGTCAGGAACAGATAATACCGTAAGTGTATTTTTTTTAAATTCTGGTGATGTTTCAAAGGAATAAGCAATCAGGTCAGTGTAACTGTCTTCCCTTCCACCAATCCCAAGAATATCAAAAATATGTTCAACCATAGTAAATACTTGATAAACTCTGTATATCTAACTTTCTTTTAGTATCCTCCCTTCTGGAACCCGGGGGAATAATCGTGAAAAGATAGTTTTGGGTTAAAGAAAAGACATTATTTTCATAATAGAAGGGAAACTGTTAAACTTGGGATAATAATTTAAGGGGGGTATCCATGAAAAACCTACCATCACGTGATGCAGGCAGTATCATCATGGAACCCGTCTACGAATTCTGTCCATGTCTGCGGATAGTCTTTGCCTGGCACTGGGTAGTGGGGGCTTTTCGTCATCGAATAACTTTACCCGTTCAACACCATAGGTTTTTCGTGGATACCCCCATAATTTAATTCCAAATTCCAGTTTCGAAATTAATTTTAAAAGGATAATTTCAACTTTCATCCCATCTTCGGCTCTCCTGCCGCCCCCTCTCGCCTTCCTTCTGCCCGGGTGCCCGTCTGGATCTGTTCCGCCCGCCCTTTTGGTGAGGGGGGCTGGCAGGCGCTTTTCGATTCTTCCTGCGGGCTTTGGGTGCGAAGTGGCGACGGATGCTTGGGTGGGTGGTTGCAGGTGGAGGGCTCGAAACTAATTTTATTAATTGTGGGTTGGGGGGTTGTATTGAGTTGTTGTGTGCGGAGTGACGCCATGGCTGTTAAAATATATATTTTATGTGTTTTTTTGAACCGCAGATAAACGCTGATGAACGCAGATATTGCGACTAAATGCAGATTCTTTTGTATTTCGGTCAATGAAATTAGATTTAAATTCCGAAATAACATTTATCTGCGTGTATCTGCGTTCATCTGCGGTTGATATTGAAATGATTCCTGCCCCCCCTTGAATCACTCACCCACTGCCCGGACATGCTTCTCTGGCTGGGTGTGGGTGTAACTATTCAACTGACACTGCCACCGCCGGCCGAAGGGGCGGCATGGTGGCAGCCAGCATTATTGATCCATGTTGCCTGGGTAAGGAGAGTCTGGAATGAAAAACCGGGTGACGATTATGAATGTGATTCCTGCCGCCCTTTTTTGGTTCACTCTGCAGGGTGTCCTTCTCAGTATGCTATGTTCTCCTCCTTTTCCCCAACCGTTTCGTCAACCACTTCTCTATCTCGATAACAAAAAATCCCGGAAGTGCAGCCAGTATCATAAGCCCCCACCAGTCGAGCGGTAGGGGTGCGGTCTTTAGCGGATTTATCCCGATGTAGGGGGGAGCATAGACAATTGCAAGTTGCAGCCCAACAGTAATGAGAATACCTGCAAGTACCCATCTGTTTGAGAAAGGACTGAAGGTGAATGCAGATTCGGTAATCGAGCGCGCAGTAATCAAATAGCCGATATGTACAAGCATCACGGTTGTGAACGCAGCGGTTTGCGCCTGGGTGAGCAGGTACGGGTCAAGTATCAGGTTTCCATCAATTGCCGGCATCCCGCGGTAATAAAATATCGCAAAACCTGATACCGCCATAACAAGGGAGACAAGTCCGACCTTCTTGAAGAATGGAGAGTCGGTAATCCGTTCATTCATATTTCTCGGAGGTTTTTTGAGCAGGTCCTTCTCCATAGGTTCTTTAATGATCGGCAGCGCGAGTGCCACCGCATCGAGAAGGTTTATCCAGAGGATCTGCACAGGTTCGAGCGGGAGGCGGTCGTGGAAGAGTGCCAGGAACGGAGCAAGCATAATAGCTCCCAGCACCAGTATCGCCTGCCCCCCGTTTGTCGGGAGCGAGTACAGGATGACTTTTTTAATATTGTCGTACACATACCTTCCCTCTTCCACCGCAGCAACCACGGTTGCAAAGTTGTCATCAGCAAGAATCATGTCAGAAGCTTCCTTGCTCACTTCCGTTCCCGTGATACCCATGGCAATTCCAATATCAGCAGCCTTCAGCGCAGGTGCGTCGTTCACACCATCGCCGGTTACTGCGACAACATGTCCATGCTTTTGCATAGCCTGTGTGATTCGTAATTTGTGTTCAGGTGTAACCCGTGCATATACCGAGGTATCTTCTACGACACTATACAGTTCATCATCACTCATACGTGACAGCTCATCTCCGGTCAACACCCTGTGAGTATCTATTCCCAGTTTTGCGGCAATGGCTTTCGCCGTACTTGCATAGTCCCCGGTCACCATTGCAACCCGTATACCTGCATCCCTGCATTTTTTCACCCCGTCAATCGCTTCTTCTCTTGGCGGGTCAATCATTCCCTGGATCCCGAGAAACGTCATGTCCCTCAGGTCGCGCTCATCAAGCGTCGTTTTGTCAGTTACCTTGAATGCCATGGCAATCAGCCTGAGCGCTTCCTCTGCCATCTCATTGGCTTTTTCCAGTGTCTTCTCTTTGTTGACCGGTCTGATGTTCCTATCTTCCATCCTGGTACTGCACATCTCCAGTATCCGCTCTGGTGACCCCTTCACATAGATGATATTCCCACTCTCTGCCTCATGGAGTGTAGCCATGTACTGCTGTTCAGACTCGAACGGGATCTCGTCCAGCTTTACCAGGTCATCGTCAATACCCGCTTTCATTGCACAAACCAACAATGCACCTTCGGTCGGGTCTCCACGTATGGAATATCCGCCATTTTCCACGATACCTGCATTATTGCAAAGATACCCTGCCCTCAATGTTTCCCTCAACTCATCAGTCATCTCCTGCGGAGTGAATTCTCCAGAGGGTTCGTATCCGACCCCGCTCACCCTGTAGTCCTGTCCGCCCGAATATATCCAGGAAACCGTCATCTGGTTCTTGGTGAGGGTCCCGGTCTTATCCGAGCATATGACTGTGGTGCATCCAAGGGTCTCTGCTGCAGGTAATCTTTTGATTATCGCATTCTTTCGCGCCATTGCGGTCACACCGAATGCCAGGGACATGGTCACTATTGCGGGCAGTCCTTCAGGTATAGCGGCGACTGCCATGGATACCGAAGCGAGGAATGCATATATTACATCGTACCCGAACCATACTGCCAGGAGAAAATTAATAAAGGTGATTGTGAGGATCGCAATGACAAGGAACCGTGTAAAGTCCGCCATCCTTCTCGTAAGCGGTGTTACGATCTTTTTTGTCCGGGTAATCAGTGTTGCGATCCTTCCAATCTCTGCCTGGCTACCGGTACCGATAACGATTCCATATCCGAGCCCTTTCGTGACGAACGTACCGCTAAATGCCATGCACTTCTGGTCCGCAATAGTCGCTTTTCTCATAACCGGGTCAGTATGCTTGGCCACAGGTACGGACTCTCCTGTCAATGCTGCCTCATCTGTGCTCAGATTCTTTGTACGGAACAGCCGCATATCTGCAGGGACTTTATTCCCGCCCTCCAGGATCACTACATCCCCCGGGACCAGTTCCCTTGCAGGTATGACAATCGTCTCATTATCCCGTATCACGGTGCACTCAGGTGTCATCAACTTCCCAAGCGCTTCCACCGATTCTTCAGCTTTTCCTTCCTGGATAAAGCCGATTACGGTATTTGCAAGGACCACGGCAAGGATGACTACTGAATCCATCCACATATCCGCGCCTTTCCATATACTAAGAGCAGTGGTGATCGCAGCACAGGCAAGCAGGATGTAGATCAACGGGCTGTTGAACTGCATCAAAAATCGAATAAGTGGACTTCGTGACTTAAATGTCAATTCATTGAACCCGTATTTGCCAAGTCTTGCCTTTGCCTCATCCGGGGAAAGTCCTGATGGTCCTGACCGCTGTTTTTCGAAAACGTGGTTCACAGACAGTTGATACCATTTGATTTCATTTGATGATACAGTTTTTTCCATTGCACCCACGTTTAATAGTACGCTCTGCCACTAAATAAATATATATACCCAAAAAATAATTGCGGACAGCAAACCATGGCTGCCAACAAACAATTTACCGGTAAGTGTTACCGTTCAACAACATATCAGTATGAACAGCCCACTACCGATGGGATATCATCGGATGCCATTGGATATCATCAGGTGCTATCGGAAATCGTGGAAAACTACAGAAGACCAGCGGAGAGCAGAGGATTACACAGGAGGCAGTAACTTGGGATACAAAACGCTTTTAATAATCGGCATTGGTGGATTCCTGGGTGCTACGTCACGGTATTACCTGTCAGGACTGGTCAGGCATGACAATTTTCCCTACGGGACCCTTCTGGTCAACTTTATAGGGTGCCTGGTCCTGGGATTGTTGATATTCTCACATATATACCAGGGATATTTTTCTGATACGACCAGGAATTTTATCGCTATAGGACTTCTGGGTTCGTTCACCACCATGTCAACATTTTCCTACGAGACCGTGCGGCTGTTCAATGAATCCAATATAATGATGGGGTATGGGAATATACTCATGAACATTGTGTTGAGCATTTCCGGGATTTATGTTGGCAGGTTCATTGTAACGTCATTAAGCATTTGAGGAGAATTAAGCAGCATTGCCTTGTTTGACACATTTGTTTGATATCTTTGGTCGATTACCATTTTTTTTCTGCATATCACCTCCAGGTTAAATAAACTGCGGATTAAACCGCAGCTAAAGTAAATTATAATAACCCCCACAGCTACTATTAAACAATGGAACACTATTTTGCCCGGGTGGTACACTATGGGAATCAGGCCGATAACCCAAATAATAATACTTTCAATCCTCACAACGCTGATCATGCTTAGCGGATGCACTGAAAACAATGATGGTCAGCCGCAGGTTGATGATAACAATTCCGGCAATGGACAGTTTATTTATGGGGACGCTGCAGTTGAAAATATAGATATAATGATACTTGAATCGTTTCCGGTGCAGGTGATAGTGAAAGCTGCAGGATACCTTCCCGATGGCTGTACCGAGATAAACAATGTCACTACAAGCAGGAACGGGAACACATTTACCATCAGCATTACAACGATCCGGCCTGCTGCTGTCATGTGCACCCAGGCAATCGTACCTTTTAATGAGACCATCCCGCTTAATGTCCTTGGACTCAAGGCCGGCATCTATAATGTGACGGTCAATACCGTAAGCGATTCATTTGAACTGCACATGGACAATGCCATTACCGAGGGCTTGGACGGAGAAGGTATGGAATTGAAAATGGGCAATACCTTTTATGTTCAGCTCAATGAGAACCCCACAACAGGATTTTCATGGATGATGGATACCACTGACGGACTTGTTGTGGTCAATGATGAGTACATTGCACCCGACCCCGGACTGGTGGGTGCGGGCGGAGTTCACGTGTGGGAGATACAGGCGGTTGCAACAGGGACGCACCAGGTCTCAGCTTTGTACAGGCGCTCATGGGAAAATGTGACCGGGGATGAGCAGATATTTGGATTTACCGCAGAGGTCATTTAATATTTCAACGGGAAAGTGTTCATTTTACCATGGATTCGGAGCCGGTTATATATCCTGTATTTCGTTCCAAATAGTGCTGCGACACGACAGTCACTGCCAAATTTTCACGAACCCACTGCCATACTCTTTACCCACTATTCTACCCATATCCCTGCGACCTTACTTCCAGCTCGTCCAGGCACACAGTCTCAGTCTGGGACACATCCCCCAATGATACCTCGATATCAAAACAATCGAACTGCTCGATACGATTATTTTTCAGGTTCAACTTCACCCCGTTGGCAGATGAATTGACATTTGAGTCCAAAGAATATATGAACACGTTATCCTCTCCATCCTCAACACCGTAAACGCTGACATCCCACCTGAAACCCACATACTCCGAAGGAAGGGTCAGTTCAATAAATGCCCACTGGTCAGTAGTATTTATGTAGCGTGAACCATTGAACCAGGTATTAACGGTCACATCGAATGTATCGATACCATTATTGTCAGGATATTTTTCCTCCA from ANME-2 cluster archaeon includes the following:
- a CDS encoding protease inhibitor I42 family protein, producing the protein MGIRPITQIIILSILTTLIMLSGCTENNDGQPQVDDNNSGNGQFIYGDAAVENIDIMILESFPVQVIVKAAGYLPDGCTEINNVTTSRNGNTFTISITTIRPAAVMCTQAIVPFNETIPLNVLGLKAGIYNVTVNTVSDSFELHMDNAITEGLDGEGMELKMGNTFYVQLNENPTTGFSWMMDTTDGLVVVNDEYIAPDPGLVGAGGVHVWEIQAVATGTHQVSALYRRSWENVTGDEQIFGFTAEVI
- the crcB gene encoding fluoride efflux transporter CrcB: MPLDIIRCYRKSWKTTEDQRRAEDYTGGSNLGYKTLLIIGIGGFLGATSRYYLSGLVRHDNFPYGTLLVNFIGCLVLGLLIFSHIYQGYFSDTTRNFIAIGLLGSFTTMSTFSYETVRLFNESNIMMGYGNILMNIVLSISGIYVGRFIVTSLSI
- a CDS encoding HAD-IC family P-type ATPase, whose amino-acid sequence is MEKTVSSNEIKWYQLSVNHVFEKQRSGPSGLSPDEAKARLGKYGFNELTFKSRSPLIRFLMQFNSPLIYILLACAAITTALSIWKGADMWMDSVVILAVVLANTVIGFIQEGKAEESVEALGKLMTPECTVIRDNETIVIPARELVPGDVVILEGGNKVPADMRLFRTKNLSTDEAALTGESVPVAKHTDPVMRKATIADQKCMAFSGTFVTKGLGYGIVIGTGSQAEIGRIATLITRTKKIVTPLTRRMADFTRFLVIAILTITFINFLLAVWFGYDVIYAFLASVSMAVAAIPEGLPAIVTMSLAFGVTAMARKNAIIKRLPAAETLGCTTVICSDKTGTLTKNQMTVSWIYSGGQDYRVSGVGYEPSGEFTPQEMTDELRETLRAGYLCNNAGIVENGGYSIRGDPTEGALLVCAMKAGIDDDLVKLDEIPFESEQQYMATLHEAESGNIIYVKGSPERILEMCSTRMEDRNIRPVNKEKTLEKANEMAEEALRLIAMAFKVTDKTTLDERDLRDMTFLGIQGMIDPPREEAIDGVKKCRDAGIRVAMVTGDYASTAKAIAAKLGIDTHRVLTGDELSRMSDDELYSVVEDTSVYARVTPEHKLRITQAMQKHGHVVAVTGDGVNDAPALKAADIGIAMGITGTEVSKEASDMILADDNFATVVAAVEEGRYVYDNIKKVILYSLPTNGGQAILVLGAIMLAPFLALFHDRLPLEPVQILWINLLDAVALALPIIKEPMEKDLLKKPPRNMNERITDSPFFKKVGLVSLVMAVSGFAIFYYRGMPAIDGNLILDPYLLTQAQTAAFTTVMLVHIGYLITARSITESAFTFSPFSNRWVLAGILITVGLQLAIVYAPPYIGINPLKTAPLPLDWWGLMILAALPGFFVIEIEKWLTKRLGKRRRT